From a region of the Lactuca sativa cultivar Salinas chromosome 4, Lsat_Salinas_v11, whole genome shotgun sequence genome:
- the LOC111897126 gene encoding transcription factor bHLH112, producing the protein MAEDFQATVCSGSWWMSPRSNFSRSWCSSVLSDMDNFGPFMSRDLIMDMKSKSSDNKSSDGSMIFHDIQKPSGIMSPDSALQFMATTFSSSPPATTTDHWNQNLLLKVQEELNTFPTSGDHDDSTAVTEADRHQDFTMDQQQSFNSTTTFPVSSTSYEAYPSTLLQSFLDNNSPPPPPPPPLQQLHQQPPYTFQPNSNDLNFIPKQHVPAFWNASGSTLDDNISSYFSSLSSQFLPSSYKEKESRPNLIIKRNHQEIRDMGSSAKKCSGELPLKRPRLETPSPLPTFKVRKEKLGDRITALQQLVSPFGKTDTASVLHEAIDYIKLLHDQVNILSAPYIKNGATKQLQQIDHDQKVKNAEVHKQDLRSLGLCLVPVSSTFPVANGTATGFWTPSYEGSFR; encoded by the exons ATGGCAGAAGATTTTCAGGCAACCGTATGCAGTGGAAGCTGGTGGATGTCACCAAGATCTAACTTCAGCCGCTCATGGTGTTCATCGGTTTTATCAGACATGGATAACTTCGGACCCTTCATGTCAAGAGATCTGATCATGGATATGAAATCAAAATCAAGTGACAATAAGTCTTCAGATGGCTCGATGATCTTCCATGATATTCAAAAACCCAGTGGCATCATGTCGCCGGATTCTGCTCTCCAGTTTATGGCCACCACCTTTTCTAGTTCTCCGCCAGCCACAACCACTGATCATTGGAATCAGAATTTGTTGTT GAAGGTACAAGAAGAGCTGAACACCTTTCCAACCAGCGGTGATCATGACGATTCAACGGCGGTGACAGAAGCTGATCGACATCAAGATTTCACCATGGACCAACAACAATCATTTAACTCCACCACCACCTTCCCCGTTAGTTCAACTTCGTATGAAGCTTACCCTTCAACTTTGCTACAATCTTTCTTGGATAATAActccccaccaccaccaccgccgccgccaCTGCAACAACTACACCAACAACCGCCGTATACTTTTCAACCGAATTCAAACGATTTgaacttcattccaaaacaacatGTTCCTGCTTTCTGGAATGCTTCGGGGTCCACTTTAGACGATAATATTTCAAGTTATTTCTCTTCACTGTCGTCTCAATTTCTCCCATCGTCATATAAAGAAAAAGAAAGTCGCCCTAATCTCATTATAAAG CGTAATCATCAAGAAATCCGGGACATGGGTTCGTCAGCAAAAAAATGTTCAGGTGAGCTTCCATTAAAGCGACCTCGCCTTGAAACACCATCACCCTTGCCAACCTTTAAG GTTCGAAAAGAGAAACTAGGAGATCGAATCACAGCCCTTCAGCAATTAGTTTCACCTTTTGGAAAG ACGGATACTGCATCTGTGCTCCATGAAGCCATTGACTACATCAAGCTTCTGCATGATCAAGTCAAC ATTCTAAGTGCACCCTACATAAAGAATGGAGCTACAAAGCAACTGCAACAG ATTGATCACGATCAAAAGGTGAAAAACGCGGAAGTACACAAACAAGATCTAAGGAGCCTAGGACTTTGCCTGGTGCCAGTTTCGAGTACGTTTCCAGTTGCAAATGGGACAGCGACTGGTTTCTGGACACCAAGTTACGAAGGTTCATTTAGGTAG